GGGGTACGCGCACCTCGAGGAGTCGTACCGCGCGGCGGCGCTCGGCGCGAGCAGCGGGCCGATCCCCTGCGAGATCTACTGCCACTCGCTGACCGACCCGACGATCCTCTCCCCCGAGCTCGCCGCCTCCGGAGCGCACTCCCTCACCGTGTTCGCCCTGCACACCCCGGACCGGTGGCTGACGGACGGCGACGGCGCGCAGGCGCGGGCGCGGCTCGAGGCCGAGATCCTCGACTCCCTCGACTCGGTCCTCGCCGAGCCGATCCGCGACCTGGTGCTGCTCGACGCCGACGGAGCACCGTGCATCGAGACGCGGACCACCCGCGACCTCGAGGCGAGCCTGGGCCTGCCCGGCGGCGACATCTTCCACGGGCCGCTCTCGTGGCCGTTCGCCGAGGACGATGCTCCGCTCGACACCCCGGCGCAGCGCTGGGGCGTCGCCACCGCGCATCCGCGGGTGCTGGTCTGCGGCGCCGGTGCTCAGCGCGGCGGAGGCGTCTCGGGCATCGGCGGGCACAACGCGGCGATGGCGGTGCTGGAGGAGCTCGGCGCCTAGGGCTCAGCCCTCTAGCGCTCAGCCCCTAGTGCCACCGGTGGTCCTGGATGGTCATCCGCGGGCCGCGCCGGGGCTTGTGCGCGCCGCTCGTTCCGATGAGGCGGATGACGCGCTGACGGTGACCGCGCCACGGCTCGAGCAGCTCGAGCATGCCGTCGTCGTCCACTCCGTGGCGCCCGGTGAGCGCGAAGCCGATGGAGGCCGCGAGGTGGTAGTCGCCGACGCTCACCGCATCGGGGTCGCCGTGGGCGCGCATCATCACCTCCGAGGCCGTCCACGGGCCGATCCCGGGCACGGACTGCAGCCGGAGCGCCACCTCGGGGCCGCCGCGGCCGAGCGACAGGGTGCGCTCGAGGCCGGGGGCGACGAGCGCCGCCGTCAAAAGGGTGCGCGAGCGCTTCGGATCCACGCCGGCCCGGTGCCAGTCCCACGAGGGCACCCGCCGCCACTGCTCGGCGGAGGGAGCGACGTGCAGCGGCATGGGGCCGGGTGCCGGCTCCCCGTGGAGGCGGACGAGCGCGCGGTAGGCGCGCCACGCCTCGGTGCTGGTGACCTTCTGCTCGAGGATCGAGGGCGCGAGCATCTCGAAGACGAGGTTGGCGCGCGTGAGCCGGAGCCCGCTGCTGCGCCGCAGCACCTCGGCGAGCGGCCGGTGCGCCGAGAGGTCGAGCCCGCTCCAGTCGTCGCCGTGGCCGAGCATCTCGGGCACGTGGTCGATCAGCCACTCGGCGCCGTCGCCCCACGCGCGCGCGTGCACCGCGCCGTCGGCGGCCTGGCGCAGCTGGAGGGTGCCGGTGCCGAGCGGCGTGCGGAACGCCCGCCAGTACCCGGAGGCGTCGATCGTCATCGTCGGGTCCCCCGTCCCGCGCAGCAGCGTGCGCACGGTGAGCGC
The genomic region above belongs to Rathayibacter sp. VKM Ac-2759 and contains:
- a CDS encoding DNA-3-methyladenine glycosylase 2 family protein; protein product: MSLTLPAPVPARATVYAPAVPVSLALTVRTLLRGTGDPTMTIDASGYWRAFRTPLGTGTLQLRQAADGAVHARAWGDGAEWLIDHVPEMLGHGDDWSGLDLSAHRPLAEVLRRSSGLRLTRANLVFEMLAPSILEQKVTSTEAWRAYRALVRLHGEPAPGPMPLHVAPSAEQWRRVPSWDWHRAGVDPKRSRTLLTAALVAPGLERTLSLGRGGPEVALRLQSVPGIGPWTASEVMMRAHGDPDAVSVGDYHLAASIGFALTGRHGVDDDGMLELLEPWRGHRQRVIRLIGTSGAHKPRRGPRMTIQDHRWH